The DNA window aGCAGTAGCAGCACATACAGTTGAACCGAGGAACAGACCACGGCGGTCACCAGCGTCACGTCCGCGGGAACACGCCCAGCATCTTCCCCTTGCCGAGGCACTCGGCGAGGCGCTTGGCGCCCTCCACCTCGGCGCCCACCAGGCCCTGCAGGAACCCGCACGCTCCCGCGGCCACCATCTGCTTCCGGCACCGCCGGGactgctccaccgccagcagcACCCACACGGGGAACCGCCTCTCCTCCACGCCCACGCCGCCGCGTGAACCAGAACCAGACGGGTCCCCCAGCAGCTGGACCGCGTTCACCACGCCGCGCTCGTCCTTCCGGAACGCCTTGCGGCACGCGCTCGACGCGGCCAGGACCGCCGCCAGCGCGCGCGCCGCGCCGTCGCGCTCGCCCGCGGCCTTCGCCTCCAGCATCCACACCAGCCGCGGGACGGCGGCGTCCGCGACGACGGCGTCgtagtgctgctgctgctgccgccgcgcgGCCTTGCCTATGCTGCCACCTCCTGCGTTGCCGCAGAGCTCCGCGAGCGCCAGCGCGGCCTCCGTGCGGGTGATGGACCGGTCGCTGCCCAGCGCGGCGGCCACGTGCGCCACGAAGACGCCGGAGCCCGACGCGGCGGCGATCTCGGCGATGTACCGGAAGGACGCCATGTTGCGGAGGAGGCCCAGCGCGGGCGCCAGCCCCGGCGGCTCGTCGCCATCGCCCCTGCCGTCGAGGAAGTCCCTGACGCAGGCCAGCGCGCCCGCCTGGAAGACCTCGACTTTAAGCCGCTGCGCCTCGTCGCCGTCCCCCGCGGTGAGGCGCTGGAGGCACCCGAGCGCCTGCTCCTGCGCGCGCGGCGTGCCCAGGGAGACCAGCTGCAGGAGCAGCAGCGGCACCGCGCCGCCCTCGTCGCGGAACGCGGGCAGGAGGTCCGGGTACGCCGCGAGGTTGCGGAGCACTCCGGCAGCGGCGGCCTGCGCCGCCGGGGTGCCGCCGGCGCAGGCGGACAGGAGCGCCGCCACCCCGCCGcgcgcggccacggcggcggacGCGTCCCGCGACGACGCTGTCAGCGGGAGCAGCGCCGCGCACGCGTGCTCCGCGGTGGAGCCGGACCCGGCCTCCAGCGTGCGGCACAGGTGCGGCACCACGGCGCCGGCCTCCAGCGCGAGGGCCGGGCGCGCGGCGTCCGTGGACGCGAGGGCGGCCAGCGCGGCCACGGCACGATCGCGGAGATCACCGACGCAGCCCGCGGAGGCggagtcgagcagcgccgccaccgCGGAGACGGCCGCGGCCGCGGAGGTCGCCGGCAGCGCGGGGGCCGTGCTCGCCAGCTCCTCCagcgcggcggcgcgggaggcCGCGGACCCCAGGCGGAGCCTGGAGACGAGCGCGTCTTCCGCGGCGGAaccggcggaggaggagggggccggcgcgggcgcggagGCGAGGAGGCGCGCGTCGGCGGCGAGCTGGGCGagctcggcggcggtggaggagagcAGCGAGACGGTGTGGAGGTGGCCGAGCCTGGGCGCGTGCGCGTCCCCCGCGGCGGACACGGACACGGACAGCAGGGCGCGGAGCGCGGCGGCGAGCGGTGCCAGCAGCGGCGCGGCGGGCGGGAAGGCCGGGCTGGCGAGGGACGCCGACAGCGCGGCGAGCGAGGCGGAGATGGACGGCCAGTGGCGGCGGAACGCCGGGGAGGAGGCCGCCGCGGCGGGCACCGCCTCCAGCAGGCGCAGGCACTCCGCGACGCCCGGGTGGTCCCCCGCCGACTCGTCCTccgccggcggcgacggcggcacgGTCATGGCGGCGGGATGAGAAAAGGATCAGATGGGGGAGGAGGGAGATGCCGGGAAATGAGAAAATGCGGAGGGAGGGATGAAATGGGAAATTCTGCGCGCCAAGGCAAGGCCAACTACTCTCTCTACTTTCAGTACGCGACGTCGTGTGGGGTTTTGGGcaattttcttcttcttgttttttGGTAGGTGGGTGGGCTGCTGCAGTGCTGCTTCCATGGACCTACAGTAGCAAGCTTCTGGGGGAGAGGAGAGGCGAGGCTGTTGTGATTCATCCGGAAACACGGTCAGGGTTTCCCGGGAGCAGAAAAAGATGGTGTGTTGTGTGTAGGATTGATGAAACCACTTGCGTGCGTCGACTCCTTCAAGCTTCAACCATCCAGTCATTAGCGTGGAGGAGGACGAAAGGCGGTGGTCCATATGGGTTTAACCCGAGCTGAAGAAACGACGCAAAACAAGCATTGTCGTTGCGttattagactgtctccaatgaGATGACCTAAACCCAAATATAGGTGTCCCAAAGTTTTTTTCCCTATCAAAATCAGACTCCAACAGACGATCCAAACACCATACCCATTTTGCCTACCGGCTCAAAGGATATGCAAAAAGCATCACGATTCCTCGCTACGCAAATCTCTTTGTCATCGCCCGCTCCCCGCGCCCTCTCCGTCCTCGCCCgctccccgcgcccgcgccggccgagctcgctcgcggcggccgtggcggagctcgcccgcgccctcTCCGTCCTCGCCCGCCCCGCACGCCCGCGCCGGCCAAGGCCGAGCGCGCCCTCGGTGGCCGGCCGGGGCCGAGCTTGCCCGCGCGCGCCAGCGGCGGCCGGGGCGGAGctcccccgcgcccgcgcccgccgcggccggccggggccgagctcgcccgcggCGGCCTGCCGGGCTCGAGCTTGCTCGGGCGCTCCCGTTCCGGTGCTCTGCGGCTTCCTTGGTTTCATCTTCGCGAGCTCCGGCGGCTTCATCTTCTTTTTGCGTTCACTGTTGGAGTTCGGGATTTTTTTGGGTGCGGCTTTCTTTTCCTGTGCGTGACCCATACGGTGAAATTTAGGTCGGCTcctttggagatagtcttagtgcCAAAAGTTTAGAGTGCAAAAAAGCTCCTTTTTTCGCGGGCTCGGCCTCGCCATCTGAGCAGAAATCGGAATCGGCCGGACGTGTCGTCAACGTGCTCAGGACCCGTCGGAGgttgcctccccatccccgtccccgcggggagaaaaaatccccgtccccgtccccgccaaagcTCACGGGGACGATTTCTCCCCCATCCCCGCCCCCGCGAGGGGAAAAATCCCCGTCGGGGATCCCTGTCCCCACatttgttcatcatcattcaggttaattcatcatcattcacatgagttcatcgacacaatattagagtacaccacgaatcacaatccaaaaatagctaaatagcaagaagcaggatattaatcatcacaaaggtgtagaactagggttattgctgttatatatactcagaagacattgggccttcgtgggctggttgggccattaggaaagagagcaaagcatgtatataaacggggcggggatgcgggtatcggggacggggaatgctcccccagacccgtctccgccaaacccgacgggggacgttttctccccgtttagatccccgtgggggcatatttgactccatccccgtcccctaataggggaatttcccgcggggaatcggggatcgggtccccgttgccatctttagccgTATGGACCTATGCCGACAGATGTTGCAGTTCTCTGTTGACTGTTTCTGTACTTGTTTTGTAGCCAGTGATTTGTAAACTAGAAGCCCTAGTTTTGTACTACCTTCATTGCTTTATAAAGAACAGAgttaatcttttttttttacaaaagaaGAAAAATGCCCTGACCTTACTAGTTTAGGAATATAAATTAAGAGTCGTTGCTTGCAAATTGGTGCCTAGTGGATTGAATTGTGTGGTcgttctctttctttcttcttttttttttctaaaaaaaatgttaAGACACCTATGCTTGCGGCTTGCGTACGTGCATGCA is part of the Miscanthus floridulus cultivar M001 chromosome 9, ASM1932011v1, whole genome shotgun sequence genome and encodes:
- the LOC136482170 gene encoding trans-splicing factor Raa3, chloroplastic-like; the protein is MTVPPSPPAEDESAGDHPGVAECLRLLEAVPAAAASSPAFRRHWPSISASLAALSASLASPAFPPAAPLLAPLAAALRALLSVSVSAAGDAHAPRLGHLHTVSLLSSTAAELAQLAADARLLASAPAPAPSSSAGSAAEDALVSRLRLGSAASRAAALEELASTAPALPATSAAAAVSAVAALLDSASAGCVGDLRDRAVAALAALASTDAARPALALEAGAVVPHLCRTLEAGSGSTAEHACAALLPLTASSRDASAAVAARGGVAALLSACAGGTPAAQAAAAGVLRNLAAYPDLLPAFRDEGGAVPLLLLQLVSLGTPRAQEQALGCLQRLTAGDGDEAQRLKVEVFQAGALACVRDFLDGRGDGDEPPGLAPALGLLRNMASFRYIAEIAAASGSGVFVAHVAAALGSDRSITRTEAALALAELCGNAGGGSIGKAARRQQQQHYDAVVADAAVPRLVWMLEAKAAGERDGAARALAAVLAASSACRKAFRKDERGVVNAVQLLGDPSGSGSRGGVGVEERRFPVWVLLAVEQSRRCRKQMVAAGACGFLQGLVGAEVEGAKRLAECLGKGKMLGVFPRT